One genomic region from Sphingobacterium sp. UGAL515B_05 encodes:
- a CDS encoding RNA polymerase sigma factor RpoD/SigA, translated as MRQLKITQSITNRESQSLDKYLHEIGKVDLITAEEEVELAQRIREGDQVALEKLTKTNLRFVVSVAKQYQNQGLTLGDLINEGNLGLIKAAKRFDETKGFKFISYAVWWIRQSILQAIAEQSRIVRLPLNQVGSLSKISKAFSKLEQEYEREPSPEELADILETTVDKVSDTLSNSGRHVSMDAPFVQGEENTLLDVLENHDPDTDSSLIDESLSEEIKRSLATLTEREREIIVLFFGLGSNHQLSLEEIGEKFNLTRERVRQIKDKALQRLRHTSRSKILKSYLG; from the coding sequence ATGAGACAGCTCAAAATTACACAATCTATCACCAATCGTGAGTCACAGTCTTTGGACAAATACTTACACGAAATTGGTAAAGTAGACTTAATTACAGCAGAAGAAGAAGTAGAATTAGCACAGCGTATCCGCGAAGGCGATCAAGTTGCCTTGGAAAAATTGACTAAAACCAACCTTCGTTTCGTAGTATCAGTAGCAAAACAATATCAAAATCAAGGTTTAACCTTAGGTGATTTAATCAATGAAGGTAACCTGGGCTTAATTAAAGCAGCTAAACGTTTTGACGAGACAAAGGGGTTTAAATTCATTTCTTATGCCGTTTGGTGGATTCGCCAATCTATTCTTCAAGCAATTGCTGAACAATCGCGTATCGTACGTCTGCCATTGAACCAAGTCGGTTCATTGAGCAAAATCAGTAAAGCTTTCTCAAAACTAGAACAAGAATACGAACGGGAACCATCTCCAGAAGAATTGGCGGATATCCTTGAAACCACAGTAGACAAGGTTTCGGATACCCTAAGCAACTCTGGCCGTCACGTATCTATGGACGCTCCCTTTGTTCAAGGTGAAGAAAACACACTTTTGGACGTTTTGGAGAACCATGATCCAGACACAGACAGTTCTTTGATTGATGAATCTCTATCAGAAGAAATCAAACGATCATTGGCAACATTGACAGAAAGAGAACGTGAAATTATCGTACTTTTCTTTGGCTTAGGTTCCAATCACCAATTGTCGTTAGAGGAAATCGGAGAGAAATTCAATTTGACACGTGAACGTGTTCGTCAGATCAAAGACAAAGCTCTTCAGCGTTTGAGACACACTTCAAGAAGCAAAATCTTAAAATCCTATTTGGGTTAA
- a CDS encoding M16 family metallopeptidase codes for MKFIKPLALAFLLPATFYIAEAKKPTTLTAEARAILSQDSLALNQKLPFDNEVITGKLKNGFTYFIRKNSEPKGRVTMYLGMKAGSILENEKQLGLAHFLEHMNFNGLKHFPKNELVNYLQKAGVRFGSDLNAYTSFDQTVYQLPIPSDDPELLKNGLQVMRDWAQDALLEGEEIDKERGVILEEKRGGRGVQQRLQDQYFPMLLNGSLYSKRLPIGTEQILKTFPYTEIRKFHQDWYRPDLQALIIVGDIDPKEMEERVKVLFSDMKMPKKALERKKYRVDLLNKNQFLAISDPELPYTVAQILIKSEKEKVSTVGDYRNELLKSVFNQMIAGRFSELMQQPNPPFMQAGGSISDFVANLNTFSLLVVPKPGELESGFKAMLTEFERIQKYGFTQTELDRAIADMKKGNEMSFIERDKKKSDSYVNRYLNYFIDDEPALSNENAYRLTKQLLPTLKLSEVNGLVKKYYTDLNRDVLVMGPEKDKASLPAESTVMSWVKAVEETPVTAYEDKVSNLPLLSKEPVKGAVVSSRNIDAIQAKELTLSNGVKVILKPTDFKNDEIQVMAYSPGGTSGYNDADYFSASNASSLIDASGVGQMNNVELTKYLSGKDVSISPYISERYEGISGSTDKEGLKNAFELIYGYFTEPRLDEDIFQSTLTRAKGSLENRLSNPNNVFSDKVKEVLYGNNVRRQNPTVETINKIDRERALAIYKERFADASDFVFTIVGSFDENQIKPYLETYLASLPALKRGESYKDLNILEPSKGERVVVHKGKEEKASTQLAYYGDYTYNETENVNMEALESVLTIKLLERLREKEGGVYGVGARASFSKLPKARYAFSIGFGSAVDKADALIASALDEVKKIQEQGPENGDIEKFLAEQQRQNELNLRENGYWLNYISSSYQNDLDLTRYTRRIDNLKKVTSKSVQDVAGKYLKRDRLFEFILMPDSK; via the coding sequence ATGAAATTCATTAAACCACTTGCATTAGCTTTTCTGTTACCGGCTACATTCTATATAGCAGAAGCAAAAAAGCCAACTACGTTAACCGCGGAAGCACGGGCGATTCTATCCCAAGATAGTTTGGCCCTGAATCAAAAATTACCCTTCGACAACGAAGTCATCACGGGGAAGCTGAAAAATGGATTTACATACTTTATTCGTAAAAATAGCGAGCCTAAGGGGCGTGTTACCATGTATTTGGGCATGAAGGCCGGCTCTATTCTGGAAAATGAAAAACAGCTTGGTTTGGCACATTTTTTAGAGCATATGAACTTCAATGGCCTGAAGCATTTTCCAAAGAATGAATTGGTTAACTACTTGCAAAAGGCAGGAGTTCGATTTGGCTCGGATCTGAATGCCTATACGAGCTTTGATCAGACAGTTTATCAGTTACCAATTCCTTCTGACGATCCTGAACTTTTAAAAAATGGTTTGCAGGTGATGCGCGACTGGGCTCAGGATGCTTTGTTGGAGGGCGAAGAAATTGACAAAGAACGTGGCGTTATCCTCGAAGAAAAACGTGGTGGAAGAGGAGTGCAGCAGCGTTTACAGGATCAATACTTTCCGATGCTGCTCAATGGCTCCCTTTACTCCAAACGTTTGCCTATCGGAACTGAACAGATCCTGAAAACATTTCCTTATACAGAAATACGCAAATTCCACCAGGACTGGTATCGCCCAGATTTACAGGCTCTAATCATTGTTGGGGATATTGATCCTAAGGAAATGGAAGAAAGGGTGAAAGTTTTGTTTTCCGATATGAAAATGCCCAAAAAAGCATTGGAGCGTAAAAAATATCGTGTTGATTTGTTAAACAAGAACCAGTTCTTGGCAATTTCAGATCCGGAACTGCCTTATACCGTCGCGCAGATTTTGATCAAAAGTGAAAAAGAAAAAGTTTCCACCGTAGGAGATTATAGAAACGAGCTGTTAAAGAGTGTTTTCAATCAGATGATCGCAGGTCGTTTTTCTGAATTGATGCAGCAACCGAATCCACCTTTTATGCAGGCAGGTGGAAGTATCAGCGATTTTGTTGCTAACCTCAATACTTTTTCATTGCTAGTGGTCCCAAAACCGGGCGAGTTGGAATCCGGATTTAAAGCGATGCTAACAGAATTTGAGCGTATTCAAAAATACGGTTTTACACAGACGGAGTTGGATCGTGCCATCGCAGATATGAAAAAAGGTAACGAGATGTCTTTTATCGAGCGTGATAAAAAGAAATCGGATAGTTACGTCAATCGTTATCTAAATTATTTTATTGATGATGAACCCGCTTTAAGTAATGAAAACGCTTATCGTTTGACTAAACAGCTGTTACCAACGTTGAAGCTGTCAGAAGTAAATGGCTTGGTGAAAAAATATTATACCGATCTGAACCGCGATGTTTTGGTTATGGGGCCAGAGAAGGATAAGGCCAGTTTACCGGCTGAGTCTACCGTAATGAGCTGGGTAAAAGCAGTTGAAGAAACTCCTGTGACAGCTTATGAAGATAAAGTTTCCAATCTTCCCTTGCTTTCAAAAGAACCGGTGAAAGGCGCTGTTGTATCGTCAAGAAATATTGACGCCATTCAAGCGAAAGAATTAACCTTAAGCAATGGCGTTAAAGTGATCTTAAAGCCTACGGACTTTAAAAATGATGAGATACAGGTTATGGCGTATAGTCCAGGTGGAACATCAGGCTATAACGATGCAGATTACTTTTCGGCCTCCAATGCATCCTCTTTAATTGATGCAAGCGGCGTTGGACAAATGAACAACGTTGAGCTTACGAAGTATCTTTCGGGAAAAGATGTTTCCATCTCTCCTTACATTTCTGAACGCTACGAAGGTATCTCAGGTAGCACAGATAAAGAAGGATTAAAGAATGCTTTTGAATTGATTTATGGTTATTTTACTGAACCTCGATTGGACGAGGATATTTTCCAGAGTACCCTGACCCGGGCAAAAGGATCTTTGGAAAATAGATTGAGCAATCCAAATAATGTATTCTCGGATAAAGTGAAAGAAGTGCTTTATGGCAACAATGTCCGTCGGCAAAACCCAACGGTAGAAACGATCAATAAAATTGATCGGGAGCGTGCTTTGGCAATCTACAAGGAACGATTTGCGGATGCTTCGGATTTTGTGTTTACAATTGTGGGGTCATTTGACGAGAATCAGATCAAGCCTTATTTAGAAACCTATCTTGCCTCATTGCCGGCCCTTAAAAGAGGGGAGAGCTATAAGGATTTAAATATTCTGGAGCCGAGCAAGGGAGAGCGCGTGGTTGTTCATAAGGGAAAAGAAGAAAAGGCAAGTACGCAATTGGCCTACTATGGGGACTATACCTATAATGAAACTGAAAATGTTAATATGGAAGCCTTAGAGAGTGTTTTGACGATCAAATTGCTTGAAAGACTCCGTGAAAAAGAAGGTGGTGTTTATGGAGTGGGCGCTCGGGCAAGTTTTAGTAAGCTGCCAAAAGCGCGTTATGCTTTCTCCATTGGTTTTGGTTCCGCAGTAGATAAGGCTGATGCTTTAATCGCTTCGGCATTGGATGAGGTAAAAAAGATTCAGGAACAGGGGCCCGAAAATGGAGATATTGAGAAGTTTCTAGCAGAACAACAGCGACAAAATGAGTTAAATCTTCGGGAAAATGGCTATTGGCTGAATTATATATCAAGTTCATATCAGAATGATCTTGATCTTACGCGATATACACGAAGAATAGACAATTTGAAGAAGGTAACGTCAAAGTCGGTGCAGGACGTTGCCGGGAAATATTTGAAAAGAGATCGACTTTTTGAATTTATTTTGATGCCGGATTCTAAATAA
- the xerD gene encoding site-specific tyrosine recombinase XerD, whose protein sequence is MDFENWSDIKKEFEQFLKFERGLSINSIDAYLNDVSKFQIYCEDNHLVLNTVTRKNIQEFLAWLQEFNISPFTQSRLISGLKTFFSFLMIEHEFVNNPTDLLQAPRLARKLPSVLSIQEIDQLISAIDLSSPEGERNKTIIEILYGCGLRVSELVTLKISNLFLDVEFIKVEGKGSKERLIPIGQHAIKHLRIYLETVRPHIKIKAGNEDIVFLNRRGAALSRVMIFLIIKELAAKIGLQKTISPHTFRHSFASHLVEGGADLRAVQDMLGHESITTTEIYTHIDRDYLHSIITQYHPRS, encoded by the coding sequence ATGGATTTTGAAAACTGGAGTGATATAAAAAAGGAATTCGAACAATTCTTAAAGTTCGAAAGAGGCTTGAGCATTAATTCAATTGATGCTTACTTAAATGATGTATCCAAATTTCAGATCTACTGTGAAGACAATCATTTGGTTTTAAATACCGTAACGAGAAAGAATATACAGGAGTTTTTGGCTTGGTTGCAGGAATTTAATATTTCGCCCTTCACACAATCCAGGTTGATATCTGGCCTTAAGACTTTCTTTAGCTTTTTGATGATCGAGCATGAATTCGTCAACAATCCGACCGATCTCCTTCAGGCGCCACGCTTGGCACGCAAGCTGCCCAGCGTTTTGAGCATACAGGAGATCGATCAATTAATCTCGGCAATCGATCTTTCTTCACCCGAAGGTGAACGTAATAAAACGATCATCGAAATCTTATACGGATGTGGTCTCCGTGTTTCCGAGCTTGTCACCCTCAAAATATCAAACCTTTTTTTAGATGTAGAATTTATCAAAGTTGAGGGCAAAGGAAGCAAAGAACGCCTAATTCCAATTGGTCAACACGCCATTAAACACCTTCGCATCTACTTAGAAACGGTCAGACCTCATATCAAGATTAAGGCCGGAAATGAAGATATTGTATTCCTCAACAGAAGAGGCGCCGCATTATCGCGGGTTATGATCTTCTTAATCATTAAGGAACTTGCCGCAAAAATCGGGTTACAAAAAACCATCAGCCCACATACCTTTAGACATAGCTTTGCATCACACCTGGTGGAAGGCGGCGCCGACTTAAGAGCTGTACAAGATATGCTCGGTCATGAAAGTATTACCACGACCGAAATATATACACACATCGATAGGGACTACCTTCATTCCATTATTACGCAATATCACCCCAGATCTTAA
- a CDS encoding GNAT family N-acetyltransferase, with the protein MKDICEPAIDTRSTDPIIVRTATVADLRYATEISNETAASAKVRGTGIGIRTPQSICHKILEGNAVIAITEEGKWIGYIYLETYAEGEFISHCGLIVSPSWRRKGIATTMKKQLFELSRSKYPNAKIFGITTSLATMKINAKLGLSPVTFSEITQEPSFWNKCQNCMNYPDLKKKEFKLCYCTAMLFDPAIPQNNLITTN; encoded by the coding sequence ATGAAAGATATTTGTGAACCAGCTATTGATACCCGGTCTACTGATCCTATAATTGTGCGTACAGCTACAGTAGCTGATCTCAGATATGCAACTGAAATTTCCAATGAAACCGCTGCATCTGCAAAAGTCCGTGGTACAGGAATAGGGATAAGAACCCCACAGTCAATCTGTCATAAAATCCTTGAAGGTAATGCAGTCATTGCCATAACCGAAGAAGGCAAATGGATCGGTTACATTTATCTGGAAACCTATGCAGAAGGAGAATTTATTTCCCATTGTGGGCTTATCGTCTCACCATCATGGCGAAGGAAGGGTATCGCAACGACTATGAAAAAACAGTTATTTGAACTTTCTAGATCAAAGTATCCAAATGCAAAAATATTCGGAATAACAACATCGTTAGCGACTATGAAAATAAACGCTAAACTAGGCTTATCGCCCGTTACTTTTTCTGAAATCACCCAGGAACCATCTTTCTGGAATAAGTGTCAAAATTGTATGAATTACCCTGATTTAAAGAAAAAAGAATTTAAGCTATGTTATTGCACCGCTATGCTTTTTGATCCAGCTATACCACAGAATAACCTTATTACAACAAATTGA
- a CDS encoding helix-turn-helix domain-containing protein, whose protein sequence is MMLNSKSIGNKIAEARKRINLSQAELALQISISPQAVGKWERGESMPDIITLNRLAEIFTVDLNYFSESFHKNLTDPKEQESSHPNHHLTDIGSKSENQAGRHWNMSKGNWENADFSGLKNLEEQFSSSNIKNCKFTNADLSGLILSKNNIELCDFSSSNLTNSKIQSSNLLKNQFNQCSFRDANFSRSNIGQCNFSDADLTGARFDTGYFEHNEMTNTLLKCTSFINTGVSDVIFEGRIEDCHFEGCGFYKVKFQRAIILNTFFKYNRKLKKVTFVDCKVDSLTYAFLKNNEANLTGITLLD, encoded by the coding sequence ATGATGCTAAATTCTAAATCAATTGGCAATAAAATTGCCGAAGCTAGAAAGAGAATAAATCTTTCACAGGCAGAACTTGCCCTGCAAATTTCGATCAGTCCGCAGGCGGTCGGTAAATGGGAACGAGGAGAGTCTATGCCGGATATCATAACGCTGAACCGACTTGCAGAAATATTTACCGTAGACCTCAACTATTTCTCTGAAAGCTTCCATAAGAATCTAACCGATCCTAAAGAACAGGAGTCTAGCCATCCAAACCACCATCTAACTGATATCGGATCAAAATCCGAAAATCAAGCTGGCCGTCACTGGAATATGTCGAAAGGTAATTGGGAAAATGCGGACTTCTCGGGTTTGAAGAATCTGGAGGAACAATTCAGCTCTTCTAATATCAAAAATTGTAAGTTTACAAATGCAGATCTATCGGGGCTGATACTTAGCAAGAATAATATCGAGTTATGTGATTTCTCTTCCTCAAACCTCACCAACAGCAAGATACAATCCTCCAATCTATTAAAAAATCAATTTAACCAATGCTCATTTAGAGATGCCAATTTTTCGAGAAGCAATATTGGTCAATGTAATTTCTCCGATGCCGATTTGACGGGTGCCAGATTTGATACCGGCTATTTTGAGCATAATGAGATGACCAATACGCTATTGAAATGCACTTCATTTATAAATACAGGGGTAAGTGATGTTATTTTTGAAGGTAGGATTGAAGATTGCCATTTCGAAGGTTGTGGATTTTACAAAGTCAAATTCCAGCGTGCTATAATTTTAAATACCTTCTTTAAATACAATAGAAAATTAAAAAAAGTAACATTCGTCGATTGTAAAGTTGACAGTCTAACCTACGCTTTTCTAAAGAATAATGAAGCAAACTTGACAGGTATAACCCTCCTCGACTAA
- a CDS encoding sensor histidine kinase, with the protein MKIKAKLTFGVGLLFILIVALAAISGWYINQLKRDTNNILVANYNTLLYSRNMLLALEDIGKDAAAIDTFQHNLSLQMRNVTEIGEIETTNLVVKHFGLLKNKPNDIALSSFIRKDITQLMRLNMDAISRKSSIADETARKAILIISFTGGLCFLIAVILLVNLPSNIANPIRELTESIKEIASQNYSKRVNFGGHSEFGDLARSFNTMAEKLEEYSESKLEKILKGKKRIEALIDNMHDPVIGIDENKIVLFANDEALNISGLRKEDFIGKAVQDIAVNNDLIRDIIKDIFLPELKSNKAEQLKIYADGKESYFEKEVIDINIIPTGETESKFIGQVILLRNITPFKELDLAKTNFMGTVSHEFKTPISSIQMGVQLLENEKVGLLNGEQKDLINGIKDDTERLLKITGELLNITQVESGTIQINLLPSEIKPIIEYAVNANKSAADNKNIQIEIEMAPDALTAITDSEKSAWVLTNLISNAIRYSYENAKIYIKTETENTQIRFSVTDTGQGIQSQYLKKIFERYFRIPGTKKEGTGLGLSISKEFIEAQGGTIWVESEYGAGSTFCFTLNKDKKVGDKLYV; encoded by the coding sequence ATGAAAATTAAAGCAAAATTGACATTTGGGGTTGGGCTCCTATTTATTTTAATAGTGGCCTTGGCTGCTATTAGTGGTTGGTATATTAATCAGCTCAAAAGAGATACGAATAATATACTTGTCGCAAACTACAATACACTGCTCTATTCACGGAATATGCTCTTGGCATTGGAAGATATCGGGAAGGATGCTGCAGCGATTGATACATTTCAACATAATTTGAGCCTACAAATGAGAAATGTAACCGAAATAGGGGAGATTGAAACGACAAACCTTGTTGTCAAGCATTTTGGCTTACTTAAAAATAAACCGAATGATATAGCCCTGAGTTCTTTCATCAGAAAAGATATCACTCAATTGATGCGGTTAAACATGGATGCAATCAGTAGAAAAAGTAGTATTGCCGATGAAACAGCCCGAAAGGCAATATTGATCATTTCATTTACAGGTGGATTATGTTTTTTGATCGCTGTCATTTTACTGGTCAATCTTCCGTCCAATATTGCCAATCCTATTCGGGAATTAACGGAAAGTATCAAAGAGATTGCCAGTCAAAATTACTCCAAACGGGTGAATTTTGGGGGACATAGTGAATTTGGGGATCTGGCCCGGTCATTTAACACCATGGCAGAAAAGCTGGAAGAATATTCGGAAAGCAAGCTAGAAAAGATCCTAAAAGGGAAAAAGCGTATTGAGGCGCTGATCGACAATATGCACGATCCGGTTATCGGGATTGACGAAAACAAAATCGTACTTTTTGCCAACGACGAAGCGCTCAATATTTCGGGCTTGCGCAAAGAGGATTTCATTGGAAAGGCCGTTCAGGACATCGCGGTGAACAATGATTTGATCAGAGATATTATAAAAGATATCTTTCTGCCAGAGTTAAAGAGCAATAAAGCAGAACAGCTAAAAATCTATGCGGATGGCAAGGAAAGTTATTTTGAAAAAGAAGTAATTGACATCAATATCATTCCAACAGGAGAGACAGAGAGCAAGTTTATTGGTCAGGTGATTCTATTGCGTAACATAACACCATTTAAAGAGCTTGATCTTGCAAAGACAAACTTTATGGGAACTGTCTCGCACGAATTTAAAACGCCTATTTCATCTATCCAGATGGGGGTACAATTGTTGGAGAATGAAAAGGTTGGTCTTTTGAATGGAGAGCAAAAGGATCTGATCAACGGGATTAAAGACGACACGGAGCGGCTACTTAAGATAACCGGAGAGCTGCTCAATATCACGCAGGTCGAAAGTGGCACAATACAAATAAACCTGCTCCCGTCTGAGATCAAGCCGATTATTGAATATGCGGTAAATGCCAATAAGTCCGCCGCTGACAATAAAAATATACAGATCGAAATAGAAATGGCTCCAGATGCATTGACGGCGATAACCGATAGCGAGAAATCGGCCTGGGTGCTTACCAATTTAATTTCCAACGCGATTCGGTATTCTTATGAAAATGCTAAGATCTATATTAAAACCGAGACTGAAAATACCCAGATTAGGTTTTCGGTCACCGATACCGGTCAGGGAATCCAGTCTCAATATCTAAAAAAGATTTTTGAACGGTATTTTCGTATTCCAGGGACTAAAAAAGAAGGTACCGGCTTGGGTTTGAGTATTAGTAAGGAATTTATCGAAGCACAAGGCGGTACAATTTGGGTCGAAAGTGAATATGGTGCGGGAAGCACTTTTTGTTTTACACTTAATAAGGATAAAAAAGTGGGTGATAAACTGTATGTATAA
- a CDS encoding sensor protein KdpD: MDERKSAEHFLNLIEKSRRGKFKLYIGMSAGVGKTYRMLQEAHALLRNGIDVKIGYIETHFRAETHALLEGLPLIPRRRLFYKGKELEELDLQAVLSLRPEIVIVDELAHTNIEGSKNEKRWQDVMDILDAGINVISAVNIQHIESLNNEIRDITGVDVQERIPDSVVAQADEVVNIDLTAEELINRLKEGKIYESSKIASALSNFFKSEHILQLRELALKEVAAQVQRKVETEVVLNRNVKKERFLACISSNDKTAKNVIRKTARLANYYNSKWYVMYVQVPKESVDRIALDKQRHLINNFKLATELGAEIIKVKAKNATKAIMKECEERMITTVCIGKPHINLIRIILATDTFNALLNKLSQENIDLVILS, translated from the coding sequence ATGGATGAAAGAAAGAGTGCCGAACATTTTTTGAATCTGATCGAGAAGTCCCGGAGAGGTAAATTTAAACTCTATATCGGAATGAGTGCAGGAGTAGGGAAAACGTATCGTATGCTTCAGGAAGCCCATGCGCTATTACGGAATGGTATTGATGTTAAAATTGGCTATATTGAGACGCATTTTCGTGCAGAGACACACGCATTACTGGAGGGCCTGCCCTTAATTCCCCGTAGAAGGCTTTTTTATAAAGGTAAAGAGCTGGAGGAGTTGGATCTGCAAGCAGTTTTGAGTCTTCGTCCAGAGATTGTAATTGTTGACGAGCTTGCTCATACCAACATAGAAGGAAGTAAAAATGAAAAAAGATGGCAAGATGTGATGGATATCCTTGATGCTGGTATCAATGTGATCAGTGCCGTCAATATTCAGCATATTGAAAGCCTTAATAACGAGATTCGTGATATCACAGGTGTTGATGTTCAAGAACGGATTCCAGATAGTGTCGTGGCACAGGCAGATGAAGTTGTCAATATAGACTTAACAGCAGAGGAATTAATTAATAGGTTGAAGGAAGGAAAAATTTATGAAAGTTCGAAAATCGCGTCGGCGCTAAGTAATTTTTTTAAAAGTGAACATATCCTCCAATTAAGGGAACTCGCATTGAAGGAAGTCGCCGCACAGGTTCAACGCAAAGTCGAAACTGAGGTCGTTCTCAATCGAAATGTCAAAAAGGAACGTTTTCTGGCCTGCATCAGTTCCAATGATAAAACAGCTAAAAATGTGATTCGGAAAACTGCCCGTTTAGCCAATTATTACAATAGCAAATGGTATGTCATGTATGTACAGGTTCCAAAAGAAAGTGTAGATAGGATCGCCTTGGATAAACAGCGGCACCTCATCAATAATTTTAAACTGGCGACTGAACTTGGGGCCGAAATTATTAAGGTAAAAGCAAAAAATGCCACTAAAGCCATTATGAAGGAATGCGAAGAGCGTATGATAACAACAGTGTGTATTGGCAAGCCACATATCAATTTGATCCGGATTATCCTTGCGACAGATACTTTCAATGCATTGTTAAATAAATTATCACAAGAGAATATTGATCTCGTAATACTGTCATAA
- a CDS encoding porin: protein MKKIVMFSTLMVGATGSLLAQEESKKSLLISGYAELYYQQDFNNPKSNTRPGFVYSHNRNNEVSLNLGMIKAAYETPYTRANLGFGVGSYMNANYIAEPGVLKNIYEANIGVKLSKNHNLWLDAGILPSHIGVESAIGADCYTLTRSMMADNSPYFETGAKLSYGTANGKWTMAILVLNGWQRIQRVDGNTTPAFGHQLTFRPSAKVTLNSSSFIGNDFPESERRMRYFHNLYGQFQVSEQFALIVGFDIGAQQKEKGSNKYATWYTPALIAKYSPTDRMSIAARGEYYKDKNGVIVTTKTENGFQTFGASLNVDYQILPNVVWRTELKNLNSKDAVFAQRDNQMKKNNSSLVTALTVRF, encoded by the coding sequence ATGAAAAAAATAGTGATGTTCTCTACCCTGATGGTGGGAGCAACTGGAAGCCTATTGGCTCAGGAAGAATCAAAAAAAAGTCTGCTGATCAGCGGTTACGCAGAGCTATATTATCAGCAGGATTTCAACAATCCTAAATCGAATACTCGACCAGGGTTTGTTTATAGCCACAATAGAAATAATGAAGTCAGTTTAAACTTGGGTATGATCAAAGCAGCCTATGAAACACCATATACAAGAGCGAATCTCGGTTTCGGTGTAGGCTCATATATGAACGCGAATTATATAGCCGAACCGGGGGTCTTAAAGAATATTTATGAAGCTAACATAGGGGTCAAGCTTTCCAAAAATCATAATCTGTGGTTAGATGCAGGTATTTTACCTTCACATATTGGTGTTGAAAGCGCCATAGGTGCGGACTGTTATACATTGACAAGGAGCATGATGGCCGATAATTCTCCTTATTTTGAGACGGGAGCAAAATTGTCCTATGGTACTGCGAATGGCAAATGGACCATGGCGATTTTGGTACTAAATGGATGGCAGCGTATCCAGCGGGTGGATGGAAACACTACCCCTGCGTTTGGACATCAACTGACTTTCCGTCCTTCGGCTAAGGTGACCTTAAATAGCAGCTCCTTTATCGGAAATGATTTTCCGGAGAGTGAACGACGAATGCGTTATTTCCACAATCTGTATGGACAGTTTCAGGTCAGTGAACAATTTGCGCTGATTGTCGGATTTGACATTGGAGCACAGCAAAAAGAGAAAGGAAGCAATAAATATGCAACATGGTACACTCCGGCATTAATTGCGAAGTACAGCCCTACTGACAGGATGAGCATTGCCGCTAGGGGTGAATATTACAAGGATAAGAATGGGGTCATTGTCACTACGAAGACGGAAAATGGTTTTCAGACATTTGGTGCATCGCTCAATGTCGACTATCAGATTTTACCGAATGTGGTCTGGCGAACTGAACTGAAAAATCTGAATAGTAAAGACGCTGTATTTGCTCAACGGGATAATCAAATGAAAAAAAATAATTCTTCATTGGTTACTGCATTGACAGTTCGTTTTTAA
- a CDS encoding K(+)-transporting ATPase subunit C, translating to MKKNILSAFMLTFVMIVFFAVIYPLAVWGVAQFSSNAGKGKIIQNHGKKYYANIGQSFTADNYFWSRPSAVNYNAAGSGASNKGPSNAEYLTLVEARIDTFLMHNPGIKKSEIPVDLITASGSGLDPNFSIQAAKIQVKRIAAIRGVEEHKINQLIEDNTEKPLWGMFGPEKINVLKLNIALDNIGKQN from the coding sequence ATGAAAAAAAATATTCTATCTGCATTCATGTTGACCTTCGTCATGATTGTATTCTTTGCGGTTATCTATCCACTTGCTGTCTGGGGGGTAGCTCAATTTTCATCCAATGCTGGAAAAGGAAAAATTATCCAAAATCATGGCAAAAAGTACTATGCTAATATTGGACAATCTTTCACAGCTGACAATTATTTTTGGTCAAGACCTTCGGCCGTAAATTATAATGCAGCAGGTTCGGGCGCGAGCAATAAGGGACCTTCAAATGCCGAATACCTAACACTTGTGGAGGCGCGCATTGATACATTTCTAATGCACAACCCTGGCATCAAGAAATCGGAAATACCAGTGGACCTGATTACGGCTAGTGGAAGTGGCTTGGACCCCAATTTCTCGATTCAAGCAGCGAAAATTCAGGTCAAACGTATTGCAGCAATACGAGGTGTCGAAGAGCACAAAATAAATCAACTGATTGAAGACAATACCGAAAAGCCATTGTGGGGAATGTTTGGCCCGGAGAAAATCAATGTGTTAAAACTCAATATCGCCTTGGATAATATCGGAAAACAGAATTAG